The Trichocoleus sp. sequence ACGATGGTGCAAAATGCTGATCTTGTCTTGAAGGACTATCTGGAGAATCACCCTGAACTGAAAGAAGCCTGGGATAAGGATCACAAGCTCCGCTACGATCCGCGTGTCACCCGGATTGGGCGATTTTTGCGGCGCACCAGCCTGGATGAATTGCCTCAACTATGGAATATTTTGCGAGGAGAAATGAGTCTGGTGGGACCTCGACCGATCGTCGATGAAGAAATTGCTCGATACGGCGATAAGTTCCTGCTTTACACCAAAGTCGTGCCTGGGCTGACAGGGCTGTGGCAGGTATCAGGACGCAACAACATCACTTATCAGGAGCGCGTCAACTTAGATGCTTATTACGTGCGGAACTGGTCAGTCTGGCTGGATGTCTACATCCTGATGCGAACGGTTTGGGTTGTGATTACGGGAGAAGGCGCATATTAGGGACATGATCGATCGCCCGACTCCTCACGCCAAAGTAGCGTTATTTCAGCGCATTTTCCGGGTATCGTTTGCCAGCTTGTCTTATCTCTATGTCATCAGCATGGCAGGAATTGCTGCTGTCATGGTTTACCTGATGGTTCACTTCAAGCGATCGGCGCTTGATCCTTTGACTCGCAATGCGTTGCTATTTCTGAGTGGGGCACTGGTGCTAAGTTGCCTGTTTGCCTTCGATCGCGGCGAGGCTTTCTTGCAACTGGTGCATTTCCTGCCATTTTTTTTGCTGTTCTCGCTGTTGCCTTATCTCATGCAGGGAGCGGAGCGAATGGAGCGGCTGGCGATCGATTTAGTCATTGCCACAATTCCGCTCAATTTCCTGGCTGCTATTGAGGCAATGCTGAAATCAAACCTGATTCCTCGTACTTTGCAACGAGTGCCGATCGTCCGTTGGGTGCGCTCAACGCCTCATGCTGGACGCGCCATGCTAATGTTCAACCATCCTAACTCTCTGTCAGTCTATTTGCTGATGGTGCTGGGGTTGGGGCTGGGCGTGCTGTTCTGCCAGACGATTCGCCATCCAGGGCAGCCAATGAGACGTCCCTCGCTGAGAACGGTTCTGCTGTATATCGGCACCTACCTGACGCTGCTGGGTATCTTTAGCACTGGATCGCGGAATGGCTTGCTGCTGGCGATCGTTTTGGTGCTGCTGTTTAGCTTGCTGAATCGATCCAATCGGATTGTGCTTGGGTCTGGGTTGGTTAGTTTAGCGGGGCTGGTATTTGGAGCAATTTGGCTGGGGGTGGGCGGACGATCGATTTCCCTTTCCTGGGTGAATGATGCCCGCTGGCGGGTTTGGCAAATTGCCCTGGATTTGATACGAGAGCGTCCCTGGCTGGGGTGGGGGTTAGGAAACTACAAGTTCCTTTATGTCGATCGGTTGTTAGCCAGGTATCCCGAATGTCAGGCGGAGCGGCTGGCAAAAGTCGTGCCTGTTGAATGTGCGAATGTCACTCATGCCCATAATTTTTGGCTGTTGTTAGGCGCAGAAACCGGAATCTTCATTGCGATCGGCTTCACGCTGTTCATCGGCTATCTTTGCTTTCGAGGCGTCAAAGCACTTTATGCCAACCAATTAAAACCGGGCGATCGGGCGATTTTAGTAGGATATCTCTTCGCCTTTGGCAGTTGTACCTTGTTTGCCCTGTTTGATGTCGCTTATTACGATGTCCGAGTTAATGTCATGACCTGGATTTTGCTCGGTGGCATCTACACCCTGTCTCAGTCGCCGATTTCAGGGGCAACTAGCGAGTCTCCTTCGCTGCCAAAATCGTTTTAACTTCCTGCAACAGTTCGTCCTGCTCCTGGCGCAGCGTATCGAGGCGATCGAGCAATTCTTGCAGCCGCGTTTTTGAATCATCGGCGGGTAACTTTGCGGGTTCTGTCTTCCAACCCAAGAGCATCCGAGTCAGTCGAAAGATGCCCACAAACAGCCATTGCAGCAGGAGAAACGGCGATCGAAGCAGGGCAATCCAGATTTTTTGCGTCAGTTGACCGATCGCCCCAATCAGCCCCGAAAACATGAAGATGATGAGCAGGATTGTCCCTCCCAACCAGAGCGGATGCGTGACTAGCCATT is a genomic window containing:
- a CDS encoding O-antigen ligase family protein, with the protein product MIDRPTPHAKVALFQRIFRVSFASLSYLYVISMAGIAAVMVYLMVHFKRSALDPLTRNALLFLSGALVLSCLFAFDRGEAFLQLVHFLPFFLLFSLLPYLMQGAERMERLAIDLVIATIPLNFLAAIEAMLKSNLIPRTLQRVPIVRWVRSTPHAGRAMLMFNHPNSLSVYLLMVLGLGLGVLFCQTIRHPGQPMRRPSLRTVLLYIGTYLTLLGIFSTGSRNGLLLAIVLVLLFSLLNRSNRIVLGSGLVSLAGLVFGAIWLGVGGRSISLSWVNDARWRVWQIALDLIRERPWLGWGLGNYKFLYVDRLLARYPECQAERLAKVVPVECANVTHAHNFWLLLGAETGIFIAIGFTLFIGYLCFRGVKALYANQLKPGDRAILVGYLFAFGSCTLFALFDVAYYDVRVNVMTWILLGGIYTLSQSPISGATSESPSLPKSF